The following are from one region of the Deltaproteobacteria bacterium genome:
- a CDS encoding BrnA antitoxin family protein: protein MKKEYDFSKSVRGKFYRPKKVQKTIRLDKEVIGYYQKMARKNGIPYQTIINLTLKKFMAEKGGIFLKAA from the coding sequence ATGAAGAAGGAATATGATTTTTCAAAATCGGTGAGGGGGAAATTTTATCGGCCGAAAAAAGTCCAAAAAACCATCCGCCTGGACAAGGAGGTTATCGGCTACTATCAAAAGATGGCCAGAAAAAACGGCATTCCCTATCAGACAATCATCAATCTCACGCTCAAGAAATTCATGGCCGAAAAAGGGGGCATCTTTCTCAAGGCGGCATGA